Part of the Woronichinia naegeliana WA131 genome, TCGGGAGATTTACAAGCGCGAATAGAAGAATATAAAAGGGAAACAGGATGTTATCCGGAATCGGTTCATGTGGATAAAATCTATCGAACAAAAGCGAATCGAGCTTATTGTAAAGAAAGGGATATAAGAATGAGTGGTCCCCGATTGGGAAGACCGCCGAAAGAGGTGAGCAAAGAAAAAAAGAAAGAGGCACGCTCAGATGAAAGAGTGCGTAATGCCATTGAGGGTAAATTCGGACAGGGAAAGAGGAAATTTAGTCTTGGTCGAGTGATGGCCAAACTACCTGAGACCTCGGAAACGGTAATTGCGATGAACTTTTTGGTAATGAATCTTTCTACTCTACTTCAGAAGACAAAAAGTAAAAAGTTGTAGAGTCGTTTTTCTTGTGAAAAATGGTGTTAATTTTCCTCTCTTTTGTGAGGAGTGATTTGTGTTGACCTTTTTAGACAGAAAGGAACAATAGATTAAACAAAATCTGTATTTTGATTTGTTTCCATAAGGATAAGTTATCTATGCTTTTTCAGTCCATACTTCCCTAACCCACATTTCTTTCGTTTTTTGACTTTTTCAGCAAGCCCTAAGCATAGATGGCGGAACAGTAAGAATACGAACGAGCGTAGGCGAAGAAAGTATCTGGAAAAATTATAAAGCAGTAAGCTTACATGGTCAGGTATGTGCGGCATTTTTTCAAGCGCAGGAAGAATTAATCGCTTGGACAAATAATCAACCATTAGCGAGAGTAGTAACTTGCTTAGGAGATGGACATGATGGGATTTGGAATCTGATAGAAAAGATAAGGGATAAAGACGAAAGAAGGGAAGTATTGGATTGGTATCACTTGGTGGAAAATATCCATAAAGTGAAAGTTTCAAAAAAGGTAAAGAGGCAAATAGAGACGTACTTATGGCAAGGGGAGCAAGATTCAGCAATTAAAGAATTGAACGGTTCAAAACAAAAGGAAGCAATTAACTTCATCAATTATATGAAGAAACATGAAAGCAGAATGCCAGATTATGGACTCTATCAAGACTTAGGTATCTGCATTGGCTCAGGAAGTGTAGAGTCAAAAATCAAACAAATTGGCAAGAGAATACAAATAGCAGGGGCTTGTTGGAAGTCAGAAAACGTTCCTCAAATATTGAGATTACGCTGTGCTTATCTCAATGAAGCTATTGCCTGAGTACTTTTACTCATTGCAAATCTGGGATGCTCCCCGCATTTAGTCCTTTTTCCCTATCATAAGAACCTCTTTTCGTTTTTCCATCTATCTGTATCAGCTCTATGTCCATTTTCTCCGTTAGACTGCTTATCCAGCTCAGAAAACTTTTTTCTAGTTCTTCTGTTTCCAACATTCCAAATACTCTTCCAAAGGTATCGTGAGAGGGAATTCCCTTTGGTAACTCTACTTACATCTTGCAGCAGAACAAAAGAACGACTGGCGGAAAGGGTCAAGAAAGTGGAAAAAGGAGTAGAAGTGAAAAAACAGCAAAACAATGGAAACCATTCTTATACAAGCCCAGACCCTAGTTTATACATTGCTAGGTTTGATGCCGACCTCCTATCAACGCGATAGTTTGCAGGCAATGTTGGGGCTATTCCTAGAAGCTCAAGGTCATCCTCTACCCCAACATAGTCAAACAAAATCACCCTCGGCCTTAAGCCGATTTTTGAATCAGTATGATTGGGGTACTCGCCAAATTATCCGAGCAGTGCGAAAAGCAATTCTCAAAGAACTACTTACCTATGCTCCAAGAGGAAGACGACCTTGGTTGCAGGTGATTGTGGACTTAACGACACTGGAGAAATGCGGAAAATTTAAGGCTTTTGAGCATTTAATTCATGTTCTTCACGGGAAGAGGGGTTTACATCTTTTGGTGATTTATCTGGTGATAGGAGAATTTCGAGTCCCCTGGGGATTTCGAGTTTGGAGAGGTAAAGAAACAAGAAGTCCCGCTCAACTCGCGGTGCGATTAGTGGATAGCCTACCTAAAGAACTCCTGAGTGCTTTTCGGGTTGTCATTTTAGCCGATACCGCCTTTAGTAGTGTGCAATTCCTTCAAGCGATGAAAAAACGCCGTCTTGCGGTTATCGTCGGTGTGCGTTGTGACCGTAAATTAGCTGATGGTCGTCAGCTTCGTGATTTGCTCAAAAAAGGACAACAGGTCACTCTTGATGGATTATCTTTCCCTGTTACTATCTCTTGGTTCTACCTCAAACGTAACGGCAAACTCGAAAAACGCTTCGTCTTATCGACTCGTCCTCTTAAGTCCAGTACCATTATCTGGTGGGGACGGCGAAGATGGAGTATTGAGGGCTTTTTCAAGACCGTAAAACATCGTTTTGGTTTACATCGTTTTGGTCAACAAACTCTTCTGGGGGTTTATCGCTGGTTGCTTCTTTCGATGATTAGTTTTCTTCTTGCCCATTGGGTTTATCTTTCTACTGACTCCTCTAAACCACCTGATTGGGGTCAAGCTTCTGCTTCTGCTCTTCAGACACTTTTTCCTGATGTTGCTCTTTGTTCCCTTTTTTCTCAAGTCGAGCGATTACGTCCACTTTTGCAATCTTTTGGACTCCAACTTCAGTTAGTTGCTGTCACAACTTAGAACATGAGTTTTGGTGCAAGATGTAAGTCTAGAAACATTTCTAGCCATTCTCGTTTGGCTTTGCCATAGGCTTCAATTGCTACGAAGCCATCTGCCCCTGACAATACTGCCAATATTCCTATGGTGACAATTGCTGTTAAGTTATGGTCTTGCCTTCTCCCTGTTCTCGGTTCTTTTAGGCACTGAAAATGTTTCAGTATGCTTCTTTTGATAATTTTGACTTCTTTTTCTTGTTGTGGGGTTAGAACTCTTGCGCCGAAGCCTTTTGCCATCTTTGACCTCACTCACTTACTTTTTTTAAATAATAGCCTTTTCTGGTTCTACCAGAGTTGCTAGGTAAAATTAATAAACAGAAGCAAAACTTAGCTCACATCGTAGCACAAAGTTGTCGAAGTTTCTAAACCCATAACTGCGTCTCTTAATTACCTTTAGCTTATTATTTATTCCTTCTACAACCCCTTGAGTTGTTCTATTATCAAAATAAGCCACTATCTCCCCTAACCATCTTCTTATTACCCCACAACTCTTCGGTAAATAGGGCTTGCTGAAAAAGTCAAAAAACGAAAGAAATGTGGGTTAGGGAAGTATGGACTGAAAAAGCATAGATAACTTATCCTTATGGAAACAAATCAAAATACAGATTTTGTTTAATCTATTGTTCCTTTCTGTCTAAAAAGGTCAACACAAATCACTCCTCACAAAAGAGAGGAAAATTAACACCATTTTTCACAAGAAAAACGACTCTACAACTTTTTACTTTTTGTCTTCTGAAGTAGAGTAGAAAGATTCATTACCAAAAAGTTCATCGCAATTACCGTTTCCGAGGTCTCAGGTAGTTTGGCCATCACTCGACCAAGACTAAATTTCCTCTTTCCCTGTCCGAATTTACCCTCAATGGCATTACGCACTCTTTCATCTGAGCGTGCCTCTTTCTTTTTTTCTTTGCTCACCTCTTTCGGCGGTCTTCCCAATCGGGGACCACTCATTCTTATATCCCTTTCTTTACAATAAGCTCGATTCGCTTTTGTTCGATAGATTTTATCCACATGAACCGATTCCGGATAACATCCTGTTTCCCTTTTATATTCTTCTATTCGCGCTTGTAAATCTCCCGATTCGTTGTAATTATCCCAACTTAATTTGTCTAAGAAGACAAAGCCATTCACATTACTTGCCGATATTTTAGCTCCAAACTCTACTGCTTTTCCCGCTTTTCCACGCACTATTGGACGCACGTGAGGTTGGCTTACACTCACAATTCTGTTTTCTACTTTATTTGTCTTTTTTTCATACATTTCTAACTGTTGCTCATACACTTTTCCTATCGTTACAAGCTCTTCTTGCTCTTTTTTCGTTAGTTTTTCTAACTTTGCTCCCTCTTCTATCATTTTTTCTATATCAGACAAGTTTCTTTTTATATATCCTAGTTGTTTTTTTGTTCCTTTTCTTCTTTCTTTTTTTGACACACGACGTTTTTTTGCTATGGCTAAGTACTCTTTTCTTGCCACTTCCCTATAAGTCCTCGGCTTTTCTTTCCTTTTCTCTTTTATTTCTTCATACAGCTTATCTATTATTTTTTCTGTTTTTTCTCTGGCATCATTCAATATTCCTATATCCGTTGGATATTTTATATCTGCTGGTGTACAAGTCGCATCTAACAATAACTTTCCTTCATTTTCTTTTTTTTCTGACGCTACACCCGTCGCTTTTTTTTCTATTTCTTTATTAATTTTATTTATTAATTCCATTCCTATTTTTTTACGAAAATGAACCATCATTGACGCATTAAATGCTTCTTTGCTACTATAGCTTTCCATTCCTATAAAGTACTGTAAATAAGGGTTCTCTTTTATTTGTTCTACTGTTTCTCTGTCACTTTTTCCTGAAATTTCTTTGATAATTAATGCTCCTAATGCCATTCTAAATGATTTGGCTGGGGCTCCTTTTTTTTCTGTGAAGTTTTTTGCATATTCTTCCTCATATTCTTCCCAAAGAATCATTTTTGACATTTCTATCCAACGATTTTCTTCGTCTAACTGCCCGCCGAACAGATTTTTCAAGTTTTCTGGTGTTTCAATTGAGTACTGTTGCTTTCGGTACATCTGCTTTCTCTCTTCTTAATGCAATGGTTTTGAGGCATTCTACCCTATTTTCGTGCATTCTAGCGGTTCTTAATTCGCCTACTATTTTTCTCCGTAAAGGTTTCAGCTTTTTTCAGCAAGCCCTAAATAGTATATCGCTTTTCGCATCCAGTTGGTTATTCTTAATAAACCATCCGCCCAGTTTTCACAGGTGTTAAATATCTGTCTTAGCTTTTCTTTTAGGCGATACGTACTCCCCAGCTCCTCATAATTTTTGAGGATATCATCCATTTTTTTCACCTCTTCTTCTTCCAAGTCTTCCCGATTTTTCAGTAAGACATATTTGCTATTTTTAAGTATTTCTAACTGGCTTTTTAATTCCTGTTTCTTCTTTTTGTTTTTTGCTTTTTTGATCCTTAATTCCATTTCTCTTTTCGCACTTCTTCTCGCTTTATCTAACTCCTCATTAATCTGCTTCATTACATGAAATCTATCCACCACTACCTCCGCTTCTGGCATCATTTCTTCCGCCACTTTTTGATAGGGTCTCCACATATCTATGCTTACCTCCTCAATACCTAAAAGCACTTCTTCCCCCCATTCTTTCATGTATTTTATCAATTCTTCCTTGTTTCGCTTTTCTAATATCCCTAACAGCTCCCCCGTTTCTATATTTACTAATACTGCACAATAATTCTGCTTACCTTTTTCTAACGCTATTTCATCTATCCCTAACTTTTTCAGCCCTACTGGCTTCCCCTTTTTTAGTTCTTCTCCTTTGTCTTTTAGCATTGTTTGAATTTCTTGCTCACTCACTTCATTATTGAGCGCTGTATTTTTTATGTCACTATTGATGACTTCTTTGATAATCTTCTCTACCATTCTATTGGTAAATTTTCTGTTTTTCTTCACATAGCTTAATTCTTCGACAAATTTATGACCGCACTTTTGACATCTCATTTGACGACGATTAATATTTAAATGAACCATTTTACCCATCATCGGTAAATCTCTAATCAACTGGCTATCATTTCTATTTACTCTACCCGTTTTGCTTTGACATTTAGGGCATTCTACTATTGGACATTTATTCTCCACTGAAATGACTAGACCGAACTCAGGTATGAATCCAAAATTGATGACTTTTACATCATCTAAGTCTAAACATTTAGTTAAAAGGCTTAATTCACTATTAGAAGGCATAGGTTAACTTTATTAAAATACAATGATAACTGAAAGGCAATAAAATGCTTTTGGAGAAAATCCAAAACTTTATATTATGCTTTAAAACCATTTCTGAGAAAGGATTACAGCAATTATAGCATAAACTTCCCATGAACTTTATTGAAGTTTTATAATCTAGTTTTACCTCATAAGTTCGGTAGAGCCCCTTTTCTTCTCTTAGATGACTGCTTCTTTTTTACACTATATTTCTCTCTTTTTGTCTGTATTTTTTGTAACAAATAAGATGCGATTACCCTGAGACCAGCACCAGCGAGACCTTTGTGAATATGCTGAGGACTATGTTCAAATAAAACAAAGAGGGGACAAATTTCCTCGGCTCCCTCACTAAACATATGCTGTTCCTGGGGAGGCATTAACCATTCGTAGTCTTTACCCAAGTAAATCTGGCTTTTGCGCCAACGGATTAATAGATCGGAAAGGGTTTCATCCGGCCGGTGAATAAAAACTAAAATCTCGGCTCCGAGCTTAATTTGCCATTCTGGATCACACATCAAAATTGCCAGATCACAGGGGAGAGATTGGGACTCTGAGTCAGCATTAGAAGGGCCAAAATTATCTTCTGAACTTTTAGAAGAACGAATACGGACAATGGGGAAGGGGATAGGAATAATGCTTTGTTCAGGATGGCGCAGACTGGGTAATTTTTCGAGATAAGGTAGATGTTGACGCAATAGTGCGATCGCCCCTTCTCGTCCACAATATTCCGCCAATAAGGATTCATAATCTGACTGCTTAACCGACACGGCAACCCCCTCGATTCAAGTAGTATATAGCCTGCAAAATATCAATGCTACAGTTATTTTATCTTGAGTGCTTGATCCTTCCTATTGCATGAGCAAGTTCTTGTTGAATCTCTATCGTATTTAAAATTCCTAAAATTTTCAATCTTGTCTTATTAGATTACACCAAGGATAGGGAAAAGCGGTAGTGTTCTGAATCTGTGGAAGCACATCTAAATAAGACATCCAAATTCAAAGCGATTGATAAATAATCCAAGGACAATATCGTGCATCACAATAGATTTGGAGAAACAAATCGTTTTTCTCGCTAATCTCTTTATTCGAGTTCTCAATGTCAAGTGCTTTCGTTCGATTTTTTGAGTATTATACTTACCCACCTCATGCAATGCTGGCTCAATATGTCGTTCGTAAGCCCCCCATCCATCTGTATAATATTGAGTAATACCAAAAGGTTCTAACAACTCTTTTAGCCTTAGAAATGCTTCGTCTTTGTGACCAGACAAAACATAAGCTAATATCTCACCTGTCTTATGAGCAATAGCGTGCCATAACCATCTTTGCTCTTTTTTGCTCTTCACAAAACCCCACATTTCGTCGAGTTCTGCTTCCACGTCATTCCATTGGCAGAGCGTTACAATACTCTGACTGGGTTCCAGTTCTGCTAGTTTTTTTTCGTTGACGAATACTAAACTAGACTCTTTTTTTTTAGTTCACTAATCACTGTTGGTGGACTAATCCTCAGCACACGGGCTGTATCCCTTATGCCACTACCATTCATTGCCATTTCGGCAATCTTTTCCTTTACTTCTGGCAAATAACCTTTATAAGTATAGTTTAAGATAAATGTGCAACGCTTACATTCTGTATTACGACATCTGTAACGCTCTTTCCCCTCCCCAGAGGGGCCGTGTTTCACAATATCCGTACTTTGACAACTTGGGCAAACAATTGCTTTGAATAGCATGGCACACCAATTTTAAGATTTACATTTATTTAGGGCTTGCTGAAAAAGTCAAAAAACGAAAGAAATGTGGGTTAGGGAAGTATGGACTGAAAAAGCATAGATAACTTATCCTTATGGAAACAAATCAAAATACAGATTTTGTTTAATCTATTGTTCCTTTCTGTCTAAAAAGGTCAACACAAATCACTCCTCACAAAAGAGAGGAAAATTAACACCATTTTTCACAAGAAAAACGACTCTACAACTTTTTACTTTTTGTTTTCTTTTTTGTCTTCTGAAGTAGAGTAGAAAGATTCATTACCAAAAAGTTCATCGCAATTACCGTTTCCGAGGTCTCAGGTAGTTTGGCCATCACTCGACCAAGACTAAATTTCCTCTTTCCCTGTCCGAATTTACCCTCAATGGCATTACGCACTCTTTCATCTGAGCGTGCCTCTTTCTTTTTTTCTTTGCTCACCTCTTTCGGCGGTCTTCCCAATCGGGGACCACTCATTCTTATATCCCTTTCTTTACAATAAGCTCGATTCGCTTTTGTTCGATAGATTTTATCCACATGAACCGATTCCGGATAACATCCTGTTTCCCTTTTATATTCTTCTATTCGCGCTTGTAAATCTCCCGATTCGTTGTAATTAGGGCTTGCTGAAAAAAGCTGAAACCTTTACGGAGAAAAATAGTAGGCGAATTAAGAACCGCTAGAATGCACGAAAATAGGGTAGAATGCCTCAAAACCATTGCATTAAGAAGAGAGAAAGCAGATGTACCGAAAGCAACAGTACTCAATTGAAACACCAGAAAACTTGAAAAATCTGTTCGGCGGGCAGTTAGACGAAGAAAATCGTTGGATAGAAATGTCAAAAATGATTCTTTGGGAAGAATATGAGGAAGAATATGCAAAAAACTTCACAGAAAAAAAAGGAGCCCCAGCCAAATCATTTAGAATGGCATTAGGAGCATTAATTATCAAAGAAATTTCAGGAAAAAGTGACAGAGAAACAGTAGAACAAATAAAAGAGAACCCTTATTTACAGTACTTTATAGGAATGGAAAGCTATAGTAGCAAAGAAGCATTTAATGCGTCAATGATGGTTCATTTTCGTAAAAAAATAGGAATGGAATTAATAAATAAAATTAATAAAGAAATAGAAAAAAAGCGACGGGTGTAGCGTCAGAAAAAAAAGAAAATGAAGGAAAGTTATTGTTAGATGCGACTTGTACACCAGCAGATATAAAATATCCAACGGATATAGGAATATTGAATGATGCCAGAGAAAAAACAGAAAAAATAATAGATAAGCTGTATGAAGAAATAAAAGAGAAAAGGAAAGAAAAGCCGAGGACTTATAGGGAAGTGGCAAGAAAAGAGTACTTAGCCATAGCAAAAAAACGTCGTGTGTCAAAAAAAGAAAGAAGAAAAGGAACAAAAAAACAACTAGGATATATAAAAAGAAACTTGTCTGATATAGAAAAAATGATAGAAGAGGGAGCAAAGTTAGAAAAACTAACGAAAAAAGAGCAAGAAGAGCTTGTAACGATAGGAAAAGTGTATGAGCAACAGTTAGAAATGTATGAAAAAAAGACAAATAAAGTAGAAAACAGAATTGTGAGTGTAAGCCAACCTCACGTGCGTCCAATAGTGCGTGGAAAAGCGGGAAAAGCAGTAGAGTTTGGAGCTAAAATATCGGCAAGTAATGTGAATGGCTTTGTCTTCTTAGACAAATTAAGTTGGGATAATTACAACGAATCGGGAGATTTACAAGCGCGAATAGAAGAATATAAAAGGGAAACAGGATGTTATCCGGAATCGGTTCATGTGGATAAAATCTATCGAACAAAAGCGAATCGAGCTTATTGTAAAGAAAGGGATATAAGAATGAGTGGTCCCCGATTGGGAAGACCGCCGAAAGAGGTGAGCAAAGAAAAAAAGAAAGAGGCACGCTCAGATGAAAGAGTGCGTAATGCCATTGAGGGTAAATTCGGACAGGGAAAGAGGAAATTTAGTCTTGGTCGAGTGATGGCCAAACTACCTGAGACCTCGGAAACGGTAATTGCGATGAACTTTTTGGTAATGAATCTTTCTACTCTACTTCAGAAGACAAAAAGTAAAAAGTTGTAGAGTCGTTTTTCTTGTGAAAAATGGTGTTAATTTTCCTCTCTTTTGTGAGGAGTGATTTGTGTTGACCTTTTTAGACAGAAAGGAACAATAGATTAAACAAAATCTGTATTTTGATTTGTTTCCATAAGGATAAGTTATCTATGCTTTTTCAGTCCATACTTCCCTAACCCACATTTCTTTCGTTTTTTGACTTTTTCAGCAAGCCCTAATTATCCCAACTTAATTTGTCTAAGAAGACAAAGCCATTCACATTACTTGCCGATATTTTAGCTCCAAACTCTACTGCTTTTCCCGCTTTTCCACGCACTATTGGACGCACGTGAGGTTGGCTTACACTCACAATTCTGTTTTCTACTTTATTTGTCTTTTTTTCATACATTTCTAACTGTTGCTCATACACTTTTCCTATCGTTACAAGCTCTTCTTGCTCTTTTTTCGTTAGTTTTTCTAACTTTGCTCCCTCTTCTATCATTTTTTCTATATCAGACAAGTTTCTTTTTATATATCCTAGTTGTTTTTTTGTTCCTTTTCTTCTTTCTTTTTTTGACACACGACGTTTTTTTACTATGGCTAAGTACTCTTTTCTTGCCACTTCCCTATAAGTCCTCGGCTTTTCTTTCCTTTTCTCTTTTATTTCTTCATACAGCTTATCTATTATTTTTTCTGTTTTTTCTCTGGCATCATTCAATATTCCTATATCCGTTGGATATTTTATATCTGCTGGTGTACAAGTCGCATCTAACAATAACTTTCCTTCATTTTCTTTTTTTTCTGACGCTACACCCGTCGCTTTTTTTTCTATTTCTTTATTAATTTTATTTATTAATTCCATTCCTATTTTTTTACGAAAATGAACCATCATTGACGCATTAAATGCTTCTTTGCTACTATAGCTTTCCATTCCTATAAAGTACTGTAAATAAGGGTTCTCTTTTATTTGTTCTACTGTTTCTCTGTCACTTTTTCCTGAAATTTCTTTGATAATTAATGCTCCTAATGCCATTCTAAATGATTTGGCTGGGGCTCCTTTTTTTTCTGTGAAGTTTTTTGCATATTCTTCCTCATATTCTTCCCAAAGAATCATTTTTGACATTTCTATCCAACGATTTTCTTCGTCTAACTGCCCGCCGAACAGATTTTTCAAGTTTTCTGGTGTTTCAATTGAGTACTGTTGCTTTCGGTACATCTGCTTTCTCTCTTCTTAATGCAATGGTTTTGAGGCATTCTACCCTATTTTCGTGCATTCTAGCGGTTCTTAATTCGCCTACTATTTTTCTCCGTAAAGGTTTCAGCTTTTTTCAGCAAGCCCTATTTATTATTACTCTTTTCCACAGGTTTAGAACACGACAGGGAAAAGCAGCCATGGTGAGAGCCGCCTTCTTTAATTATTTAACGTCCTGGTTTCAACGCCAGACTCGTTTACGCAATGTACTTCTCGTTCCCTTCACCGTTCAATTGGTGGGAGCGGTTTCCCTGGTGGGTTTTCTCTGGTTTCTAACCGGCAATCAGGCCGTCAATGATTTAGCGGTACAACTTCAGGGGAGAGCTAGTAAGCAGGTAGAAGAACATCTCAATAAGGGTTTCCGAGATCATGATTGATTTTTTATGAAACGCTGAAAGTTTTATCAGATAAGGAGTCTAGAATTTAGATGCGTTTGCCATGGGGTTTCAGACCCAAATTTTTGATGATCTGGATGATGACATTTTCCTAGAAACGATTGGTATCAGTTTACCGATAAAAGCCCTTTGTGCTGGCATTAATTTAATTTAGAGTGACGATCGCCCCTGGAAAGCTAACATCGAGACCGTATTGAAACTAACCTTGACAAGCAGGGTAAAGTTACACCGATTCATTTTGTTGTTTCACTAAATCAACTCCTCGTGATGTTCCCAAACGAGTTGCACCCGCCTCGATTAAGGCTAATGCCTGTTCAATTGTCCGAATGCCTCCACTGGCTTTAATACCAACTCGTCCCTTAGTAATTTTTTGCAGGAAACTCACATCGGCGATCGCGGCTCCCCCAAACCATCCAGTACTAGTCTTCAGATAACTGGCTCCGGCATCCATACAAATTTCGGCAGCTAAACGGGTTTCGGCATCGCTTAAGCGCGAGATTTCGAGAATCGTTTTAACCGTTTGACCGGTTTCTTCACAGATTTGGGCTACTTCTCGATAGATTGCGTCTGTTTGTCCGGCTTTCACCCAACCTAAATTAATCATCACATCTAATTCTGTTGCTCCCCATTCAACCGCTTCCTGGGCTTCGTAGAGTTTAACCGCAGAAGTGGTGGCTCCGGCTGGAAAACCAATGACAGTACAAATTGGAATCCGTTTACCCCGTAGGAGTTCGGCAGCTTGGCGCACGGCAGAAGGATAGATGCAGGCACTGGCAAAACCATACTGTTCGGCTTGGCTACAGCATTGCTCTAACTGTTCCGGCGTGGCGGTGGGATCAAGCAGGGCATGATCAATGTAGGTGGCAATATCAATTTCACGATTGCTGGAAGTCATAATTAATTAGCTTTCATTGTCTTTAGGTGATCTTAGGTCAGAAGGCGGGCGATCGCTGCTCCATCCCCACCAACTTTGCCCACATTCACACTGATAAAACTCTTGCCATTTACGCCGATAATCTTCACTGATCACCGGCGATCGACGATTAATCCAAACTTTTTGGGCTTTTCGAGGCGTTTCGCGGCAATGGGGACAGCAAAAATGACGAGCGTGGGTAGCCGAATTGATCCAATCGGGGGGAGTGGGGCTAAAAGCTTCTATATTCATGGGCAGGAAGAATCATTCTCTAGTTGGTAATTAACGTTGCTGCTTTTCTGCTCTCTAGCCTACCTTAAAATCTTTTGAAATTCTTTACATTTCTCCTGCTCTTGGGGATTGGACAGCAGACACGGCGGGTTTAGGTTACAGTGGTGGCGCAATGATTTTTAGCTTCATCTTAATGGCCTTTTACTTTGTTTGACACTTAATTTGATGAAAAGATTATCAATTCTGGTGCAAGGTGCGGTGCAGGGCGTAGGTTTTCGTCCCTTTGTTTTTCGATTGGCAGAATCTTGGCAATTAAAAGGTTGGGTGAATAATTCTTCCCAGGGAGTCACCATTGAAATTGAAGGTGAGTCAGACATTTTACAGTTATTTCTCATCGCTTTAGAACAAGATAAACCACCGCGATCGCAGATTGATCAAATAATAGTTACAGAATTAGAATTAATTGGTTATCAAAGCTTTGAAATTCGAGCTAGTAGTGGCGGTGAAAAAACGGTGACAGTTTTGCCAGATTTATCCACCTGTAATGATTGTTTAGCAGAAATTTTTGATCCTCAAAATCGTCGTTATCATTATCCTTTTACCAATTGTACAAACTGTGGGCCAAGGTATAGCATTATTGAAGCTTTACCCTACGATCGCCCCTTGACCACGATGAAAGGATTTCAGATGTGTGCAGTGTGCTTGGCTGAATATGATAATCCCCGCGATCGCCGTTTTCATGCTCAACCCAATGCTTGTCCTCACTGTGGCCCTCAATTAGAATATTGGGATCAAAAGGGAAAGATTTATAGCATCGGAGAAGCGGCTTTATTAGCAACAGTTAAAGCGATTAAAACAGGAAAAATTTTAGCAATTAAGGGTTTAGGTGGCTTTCATTTAGTGGTTGATGCGAGCAATTTTGAGGCGGTACAAAAATTACGCGGTCGCAAACAAAGACCCCATAAACCGTTAGCCTTGATGTATCCTAATCTAGAGCAAATTAAGCAGGATTGTTGGGTCAATGATCAAGAAGAGAAATTGTTATTGTCGGCAGCATCTCCCATTGTTTTGTTGAAAAGAAAATTTGATCCTTCTCAATCCTCCTCGGAAAGTTTAAATTCCTCTCAA contains:
- a CDS encoding transposase, with product METILIQAQTLVYTLLGLMPTSYQRDSLQAMLGLFLEAQGHPLPQHSQTKSPSALSRFLNQYDWGTRQIIRAVRKAILKELLTYAPRGRRPWLQVIVDLTTLEKCGKFKAFEHLIHVLHGKRGLHLLVIYLVIGEFRVPWGFRVWRGKETRSPAQLAVRLVDSLPKELLSAFRVVILADTAFSSVQFLQAMKKRRLAVIVGVRCDRKLADGRQLRDLLKKGQQVTLDGLSFPVTISWFYLKRNGKLEKRFVLSTRPLKSSTIIWWGRRRWSIEGFFKTVKHRFGLHRFGQQTLLGVYRWLLLSMISFLLAHWVYLSTDSSKPPDWGQASASALQTLFPDVALCSLFSQVERLRPLLQSFGLQLQLVAVTT
- the deoC gene encoding deoxyribose-phosphate aldolase, encoding MTSSNREIDIATYIDHALLDPTATPEQLEQCCSQAEQYGFASACIYPSAVRQAAELLRGKRIPICTVIGFPAGATTSAVKLYEAQEAVEWGATELDVMINLGWVKAGQTDAIYREVAQICEETGQTVKTILEISRLSDAETRLAAEICMDAGASYLKTSTGWFGGAAIADVSFLQKITKGRVGIKASGGIRTIEQALALIEAGATRLGTSRGVDLVKQQNESV
- a CDS encoding ISL3 family transposase, producing MPSNSELSLLTKCLDLDDVKVINFGFIPEFGLVISVENKCPIVECPKCQSKTGRVNRNDSQLIRDLPMMGKMVHLNINRRQMRCQKCGHKFVEELSYVKKNRKFTNRMVEKIIKEVINSDIKNTALNNEVSEQEIQTMLKDKGEELKKGKPVGLKKLGIDEIALEKGKQNYCAVLVNIETGELLGILEKRNKEELIKYMKEWGEEVLLGIEEVSIDMWRPYQKVAEEMMPEAEVVVDRFHVMKQINEELDKARRSAKREMELRIKKAKNKKKKQELKSQLEILKNSKYVLLKNREDLEEEEVKKMDDILKNYEELGSTYRLKEKLRQIFNTCENWADGLLRITNWMRKAIYYLGLAEKS
- a CDS encoding transposase family protein, with translation MAKGFGARVLTPQQEKEVKIIKRSILKHFQCLKEPRTGRRQDHNLTAIVTIGILAVLSGADGFVAIEAYGKAKREWLEMFLDLHLAPKLMF